acttttaaatgtgtttctttatattatgttattatttatattttttaatgtttttttttttcgtctcaccgtcaaaacattaaaatattaGCTAAATACTTGACAATGGGCTACCTTTAATCATGTACGGTGAAGTGTGGAACGTGAacatatttcatattcatatagGAAAAGGAAAACCAGAAGAAGgtgtagaagttttttttttttcgtattataAACtgtataataaattattagtattagatatataagaaaaaatcttaaaaaaataaccatatattagaaaaaatagtaaatagttgTAAAGTAGTAAATAGTTACTGGATATTATTAGGAATTAATAGTAATCTCTTAGCTGTACTACTGAGATAAGTGAATTTATAGCCGTCCACTTTTCTGCTACTTGCCCTCTCCATCCGTTAAGGGTCCacatttcaggatttttctttccacggCTCTCTTTTCACCCTATTAATGCTGTGGCGTTATacggaaatttgaaatttagatTCGATTCGAATATAAATGGGTGAGATGGGAGAATGGGAGAAAATACGGAATGTGTTTAATTAAATCCCCGATTTGCACTCTCTTTctattctcgtttttttccttcctatttttttcctttttccttccttcgtTCGATAATTGATTTGTGAGTTTGATAGTAGCCTTATTAATGAGTATTTTAGAGTGAAATTATGTAAATATTTACCAGAAAGAGGAAGTCCAGACGTTTCTACGCTTTGTTGTATTCGTTGCATAACCAAGTCGAGTAGACAATCAACCGCACGTTCCACGTTCGTCGACGTACACGCAGACGTTTCGAAATACGGTAAACTGGGGAAAAATTAGCGATtagctggatttttttctacggaTTGAACGTTAAGCAGAAGAAATGTAGGGAAAGTATGTTCCGCATGCTTCTGGACATCCAGAAATCGCGAAATTTAATTTACCGCTTCTGAAATAACGTGCAAAACCGGGCAGCTCCGGACAACACTCACCCCAATTGATCGGCCAACTGTTTCGCACGTGCCGTACTAACTTGACGTCTATTTTCCAAATCCGCTTTATTCCCACATATTATAATGTCTGGAGCTTCACAGTATGCGTGGACCtgaattttattctctttttttttcggaatttcagTATAAATACGTAAGAGAAGCGAGACGCCTGCGAGAAAATCCAGAAGTAATTCCAGAGCTACTCGATCTTCTTCTCAGGACCTCAGcatagggtttttttttcttttcgggcATAGGGCTGCCCGCTGAGCCGCCAAAGCGAGCGCCTgtgcggctctgaactctgcgggcagccttatgcccgaaaagtaaaaaaaaagcccttACGCTCAGGTCCTGAGACGAAGTTCGAGTATTTGAATAGTCATTCAAAGTAGTCAGTAGTCAATTTGCTCAGTTCCGCAAAAGCATTCTGTGCCGTGGGTCCTGAGCAGAATCCCGTCGGTACTGTATACCGGCAAACCTCCATTCAGAGGGTGCATTTAATGGTCACATCCGTTCCATTGAAGTCTTCAAGAATAAACAATCAAATTGCAACGGTGAACTTACTTTAAGTTGTGACAACCAATCCCTGATATTCAGGAACGATTGTTCGTTGGTGATGTCGAAAATCAGAATGAAACCCATTGCATCGCGGAAAAATGCCGTCGTCAAGCTGCGAAATCtgaaaattatcttttttaatgaagcacaaatatgtacatgtaataataagtaaatatgaacaaaaaacatagtaataaataatactataacatgataatataataacaaa
The Necator americanus strain Aroian chromosome I, whole genome shotgun sequence genome window above contains:
- a CDS encoding hypothetical protein (NECATOR_CHRI.G4113.T1), producing MGDYDYLIKFLALGDSGVGKTSFLHRYTDNTFTGQFISTVGIDFKEKKVVYKSARGGFGGRGQRVLLQLWDTAGQERFRSLTTAFFRDAMGFILIFDITNEQSFLNIRDWLSQLKVHAYCEAPDIIICGNKADLENRRQVSTARAKQLADQLGLPYFETSACTSTNVERAVDCLLDLVMQRIQQSVETSGLPLSDCRGVSLDADLPSTSSYCANC